The Bartonella krasnovii sequence TAAGATGAAGTGAAAGTTTTGCCGCTGTCCGTGCAGCTTCTGGTCCAATGATTGAAATAACAGTTGAAGCACGCCATTTCAAAACATCAGATAATCCCTCTATCGTAATAAAGGCTTCAAGATTTTTCACTTCTTGAGAAACTGAAATATTCTCATTTTTCTTGAGGGCATTTTCTCCAGACTTCAAATCCTCTTCTGAGAGTTGATTTTTTTTGCTTCTAAAGCATGGATAAAATAATACTATTCCGAGCAAAAGAGTAAGGAAGCTCGCCAATGCACTCATGAGAATATTTTTTCCATAAAGAGCCATAAAAGAAATTGGCGCTAACGTTGTTGGCATAACCACTTGAATCTTTGTATTTTGCAAGAGAAGAGAATCATCATTCCCCCCCCGATATAAACCAATAACTTTTTCCTTCCCTTGAGCAGACTTACTCATCGCTTTATTTTGTACATCAATCTCTGCTTTTATTTTACTTTCAAACGCGTTAAAGATTTGATTCAAAGAATGTGATTGATCATTTACAAACAAGCTCACCTTTTTTTTGAGCTGTTTTTCTAACTCCGTTGCAATAATCTCATCTGAATGAATTTGGTCAACAATCTGTGAAATTTTATTTTTTAATTGATAAGAAACCGCCTCTAACTCCGCAGTCATGGCCTTAATTTGAGGATGTGTCCACCCCAATTGCGCAGCCATGTGTGCTCTTTGTGCTTCCAAGAGGTTACGTTTAGATTCCAGAGATACAATTGCTGAATTGCCTGCAATAAATGATAAAGACAGTAAAGACTGCCCTTTTTCACGCATCATGTTAATTGTTGAATTCAAACTTGTTAAATGAATACGCTTTAAAGTTGCTTGCGTTAATTGCAACGAAAGATCATGAAGCTCTGCTTGTTTGACATCATGCTGAATAAAAGAATCAACAGAAGCACGAAATTCCTGCATAACATTAACGATCGCAGTATTATCATATCGCTTGTCTTTTAATTTCTCATTTAACAAAGATTGTTTTTGTCTTACGATTACTTGTGAAAATGTAGAAAACCAAGCTTCCACCCCCCATTGAGCTGCTTCAGGTGTTTCAGCTTCGAAAGTAAGATTAATAAGATCACCATGACGCGATAAACGAATATTTTCCTGTTTTTTTTTCTTATAAGAAGCGCTTAAAGAAAAATGCGAATCATCTAAAAATATAGGCTGTGAAAACAAAAAGGTGATAATATTGTCTTGTTTTTCAATTGGAAGTGGCTTTCCTACAGAATCAGATAATGAAAAGACTATAGTTGCTTGATAACCACGAGGCTGAATAAAATAATAAAACCAAATCAAAGAGATACACAGAATTTGCAGCAGCAAAACAATCAAAGTGTTTCGCCATACTGTACGTACGAACAGTCTTTTATTGCATTTAAGACTCATCTTTATTTTAACCAGCAAAATACTTCTTCATACTGTTTTATTAAAAGAAAGTAGTAACTATCCTCTTAACTTGCTGTCATATTATTTTGAAATAAGAAAAACATAAAATTTGAGTAAAAAAGTTCAACTATAGCTTTTAAAAACTTAATTCATATTTTTTTTGATGTTCTCTAGTTGTTTTTTTGCTTCAGAAGTAAGAACGGCTCTAACGGTAACAGAGCCATCATCATGTCCTTCCTGCTTTATTTCTGCAGAGTTTTCATAAAACCAATCAATAAGCGACATTTCATGAGGTTTTAAAAGATATTCAATGCTTTGTACTTCTCCAAAAATTTTCTTTTCAATAGTTCTTAATAATTGGTCGAGTCCATCCCCTTTAAGAGCTGATACCATGAGAGCAGGATTTAATCGTGTTTTTGTGCTCGTTTGTAAAACATTCAATGCTTGCTCATCTAACATATCAATCTTATTCCAAACTTCTATGATATGCTCTGTATCATCAATATCGATATCAAGGCTTGAAAGCACTTTTAAGACATCTTGGGCATGGGCTCGATGATCAAGATCTGACATATCTCTTACATGCAGAATAAGGTCTGCCTCAACCACTTCTTCAAGGGTTGCTCTAAAAGCTGCAATCAAATTTGTTGGCAAATTAGAGATAAAACCTACGGTATCAGACAAAAGAACAGTTTTTCCATGGGGAAGAACAACTTTGCGCAAAGTCGGATCAAGCGTTGCAAATAACATATTCTTTGCTAAAACATCAGCACCGCTTAAACGGTTAAAAAGAGTTGACTTTCCTGTATTCGTATATCCAACCAAAGCAACAACAGGATAGGACGTTTTTTTTCTTTTTGCTCTATGAAGTGTACGCGTTTTAATAACCGTTTCCAATTCGCGGCGAATACGAATAATTTTTTCTTGTAAAAGACGCCTGTCTGCTTCAATTTGCGTTTCACCAGGTCCACCTAGGAACCCACGCCCTCCCCGCTGCCGTTCCAAGTGTGTCCAACTCCGCACAAGCCGCCCTTTTTGATAGGACAAATGCGCCAATTCTACTTGCAAAACCCCTTCTTTTGTTCGTGCACGATCACCAAAAATTTCAAGAATCAAAGCTGTTCTATCAATAACTTTACAATTCCATAATTTTTCTAAATTACGCTGCTGCACTGGCGTTAAAAAGTGATCTATAATCGCAAGCTCAATAGAATATTCATTGATATAATCGGTAAGAACATCTGCTTTACCTTTTCCAAAGAGCGTCCCAGGACGAGGTGTTGTAATATTAATCGTTTCATAATGAACAACTTCTAATCTTATAGCACGTGCTAACCCCAACGCCTCTTGAACACGAGAAGATATAGAGCACTCTCTCAAAGAGTTTTCAATTCTATTCTCTTGAAAAATCGGTATCAAAACAAGTGTGCGCACTTGTTTTATAATTTGCGAAAATACTCCTCCTAATATCTCATTTTTATTTACCATAGCAATCTAAGTACTTTATAAAATGGGATAAGAGGTTTATCTTAAAATGATGTGTTTACTCAGGACTTTCTCCTTCAAACATCTGTACGGGCTGTCCGGGCATAATTGTAGAAATAGCATGCTTATAAACCAATTGCGCGTGTCCATCTCGGCGCAAAAGGACACAAAAATTATCAAATGAAGTTACAATACCCGTAAGTTTGACGCCATTAACAAGAAAAATGGTAAGGGAAATTTTTTGCTTACGCACCGTATTTAAAAACACATCTTGTAGGTGTTGTGATCGCTCTGCCATTATTCTTACACCTTCATCTCGATTACATAAAACATTCGTGCATGCATATCGACTGAAAAATATCCAATTGTCAACGTAGAAGCTTCAAATTTTACCAACAAATAACTGAAATTAGAGAAAAAACCGCTCTTTAAAGCAATAAAAAAGTACGCCTTATGAAAATCTATCATTAAATTCAAAATCTTTTTCACGTTTACTTTTTATGAACTTAAAGTTAAGAAACAAATTTTTATAC is a genomic window containing:
- the hfq gene encoding RNA chaperone Hfq, with protein sequence MAERSQHLQDVFLNTVRKQKISLTIFLVNGVKLTGIVTSFDNFCVLLRRDGHAQLVYKHAISTIMPGQPVQMFEGESPE
- the hflX gene encoding GTPase HflX produces the protein MVNKNEILGGVFSQIIKQVRTLVLIPIFQENRIENSLRECSISSRVQEALGLARAIRLEVVHYETINITTPRPGTLFGKGKADVLTDYINEYSIELAIIDHFLTPVQQRNLEKLWNCKVIDRTALILEIFGDRARTKEGVLQVELAHLSYQKGRLVRSWTHLERQRGGRGFLGGPGETQIEADRRLLQEKIIRIRRELETVIKTRTLHRAKRKKTSYPVVALVGYTNTGKSTLFNRLSGADVLAKNMLFATLDPTLRKVVLPHGKTVLLSDTVGFISNLPTNLIAAFRATLEEVVEADLILHVRDMSDLDHRAHAQDVLKVLSSLDIDIDDTEHIIEVWNKIDMLDEQALNVLQTSTKTRLNPALMVSALKGDGLDQLLRTIEKKIFGEVQSIEYLLKPHEMSLIDWFYENSAEIKQEGHDDGSVTVRAVLTSEAKKQLENIKKNMN